A genomic window from Bubalus bubalis isolate 160015118507 breed Murrah chromosome X, NDDB_SH_1, whole genome shotgun sequence includes:
- the IDH3G gene encoding isocitrate dehydrogenase [NAD] subunit gamma, mitochondrial isoform X3, with product MALKVATAAGGAVKAALRPALLWRPWEVLGSHEAPRRSFSQQTIPPSAKYGGRHTVTMIPGDGIGPELMLHVKSVFRHACVPVDFEEVHVSSTADEEDIRNAIMAIRRNRVALKGNIETNHNLPPSHKSRNNILRTSLDLYANVIHCKSLPGVVTRHRDIDILIVRENTEGEYSSLEHESVAGVVESLKIITKAKSLRIAEYAFQLAQESGRKKVTAVHKANIMKLGDGLFLQCCREVAARYPQITFENMIVDNTTMQATRNTGKSIANKNIANPTATLLASCMMLDHLKLHSYATSIRKAVLASMDNENMHTPDIGGQGTTSEAIQDIIRHIRVINGRAVEA from the exons ATGGCGCTGAAGGTGGCGACGGCCGCGGGCGGCGCTGTGAAGGCAGCGCTCAGGCCGGCCCTCCTCTGGCGTCcttgggag GTTCTAGGTTCCCACGAGGCCCCCCGGAGGAGCTTCTCA CAACAAACAATT CCCCCGTCGGCGAAGTATGGTGGGCGGCACACGGTGACCATGATCCCGGGAGATGGCATTGGGCCAGAGCTCATGCTGCACGTCAAGTCAGTGTTCAG GCATGCATGTGTGCCTGTGGACTTTGAAGAGGTGCACGTGAGCTCCACCGCGGACGAGGAGGACATCCGCAATGCCATCATGGCCATCCGTCGGAACCGCGTAGCCCTGAAGG GCAACATTGAAACAAACCACAACCTGCCCCCATCCCACAAATCGCGAAACAACATCCTTCG CACCAGCCTGGACCTCTATGCCAACGTCATCCACTGTAAGAGCCTGCCAGGTGTGGTGACCCGGCATCGGGACATTGATATCCTCATTGTCCGGGAGAACACAGAGGGCGAGTACAGCAGCCTGGAACATGAG AGTGTGGCGGGCGTGGTGGAGAGCCTGAAGATCATCACCAAGGCCAAGTCCCTGCGCATTGCTGAGTACGCCTTCCAACTGGCCCAGGAGAGCGGGCGGAAGAAAGTGACAGCCGTGCACAAGGCCAACATCAT GAAACTGGGCGATGGGCTCTTCCTCCAGTGCTGCAGGGAAGTGGCAGCCCGCTACCCCCAGATCACCTTTGAGAATATGATCGTGGACAACACCACCATGCAG GCTACAAGGAACACAGGGAAGAGTATTGCCAATAAGAACATTGCCAACCCCACAGCTACGCTGCTGGCGAGTTGCATGATGCTCGACCACCTCAA GCTGCACTCCTATGCCACCTCCATCCGCAAGGCCGTCCTGGCATCCATGGACAATGAAAAC ATGCACACCCCAGACATCGGGGGCCAGGGCACCACGTCGGAAGCCATCCAGGACATCATCCGCCATATCCGCGTCATTAACGGCCGGGCCGTGGAGGCCTAG
- the IDH3G gene encoding isocitrate dehydrogenase [NAD] subunit gamma, mitochondrial isoform X1, translating into MALKVATAAGGAVKAALRPALLWRPWEVLGSHEAPRRSFSQQTIPPSAKYGGRHTVTMIPGDGIGPELMLHVKSVFRHACVPVDFEEVHVSSTADEEDIRNAIMAIRRNRVALKGNIETNHNLPPSHKSRNNILRTSLDLYANVIHCKSLPGVVTRHRDIDILIVRENTEGEYSSLEHESVAGVVESLKIITKAKSLRIAEYAFQLAQESGRKKVTAVHKANIMKLGDGLFLQCCREVAARYPQITFENMIVDNTTMQLVSRPQQFDVMVMPNLYGNIVNNVCAGLVGGPGLVAGANYGHVYAVFETATRNTGKSIANKNIANPTATLLASCMMLDHLKLHSYATSIRKAVLASMDNENMHTPDIGGQGTTSEAIQDIIRHIRVINGRAVEA; encoded by the exons ATGGCGCTGAAGGTGGCGACGGCCGCGGGCGGCGCTGTGAAGGCAGCGCTCAGGCCGGCCCTCCTCTGGCGTCcttgggag GTTCTAGGTTCCCACGAGGCCCCCCGGAGGAGCTTCTCA CAACAAACAATT CCCCCGTCGGCGAAGTATGGTGGGCGGCACACGGTGACCATGATCCCGGGAGATGGCATTGGGCCAGAGCTCATGCTGCACGTCAAGTCAGTGTTCAG GCATGCATGTGTGCCTGTGGACTTTGAAGAGGTGCACGTGAGCTCCACCGCGGACGAGGAGGACATCCGCAATGCCATCATGGCCATCCGTCGGAACCGCGTAGCCCTGAAGG GCAACATTGAAACAAACCACAACCTGCCCCCATCCCACAAATCGCGAAACAACATCCTTCG CACCAGCCTGGACCTCTATGCCAACGTCATCCACTGTAAGAGCCTGCCAGGTGTGGTGACCCGGCATCGGGACATTGATATCCTCATTGTCCGGGAGAACACAGAGGGCGAGTACAGCAGCCTGGAACATGAG AGTGTGGCGGGCGTGGTGGAGAGCCTGAAGATCATCACCAAGGCCAAGTCCCTGCGCATTGCTGAGTACGCCTTCCAACTGGCCCAGGAGAGCGGGCGGAAGAAAGTGACAGCCGTGCACAAGGCCAACATCAT GAAACTGGGCGATGGGCTCTTCCTCCAGTGCTGCAGGGAAGTGGCAGCCCGCTACCCCCAGATCACCTTTGAGAATATGATCGTGGACAACACCACCATGCAG cTGGTGTCCCGGCCCCAGCAGTTTGATGTCATGGTGATGCCCAATCTCTATGGCAACATCGTCAACAACGTCTGTGCTGGGCTAGTTGGGGGCCCCGGCCTTGTGGCTGGGGCCAACTATGGCCATGTGTATGCCGTGTTTGAGACG GCTACAAGGAACACAGGGAAGAGTATTGCCAATAAGAACATTGCCAACCCCACAGCTACGCTGCTGGCGAGTTGCATGATGCTCGACCACCTCAA GCTGCACTCCTATGCCACCTCCATCCGCAAGGCCGTCCTGGCATCCATGGACAATGAAAAC ATGCACACCCCAGACATCGGGGGCCAGGGCACCACGTCGGAAGCCATCCAGGACATCATCCGCCATATCCGCGTCATTAACGGCCGGGCCGTGGAGGCCTAG
- the IDH3G gene encoding isocitrate dehydrogenase [NAD] subunit gamma, mitochondrial isoform X2, which yields MALKVATAAGGAVKAALRPALLWRPWEVLGSHEAPRRSFSPPSAKYGGRHTVTMIPGDGIGPELMLHVKSVFRHACVPVDFEEVHVSSTADEEDIRNAIMAIRRNRVALKGNIETNHNLPPSHKSRNNILRTSLDLYANVIHCKSLPGVVTRHRDIDILIVRENTEGEYSSLEHESVAGVVESLKIITKAKSLRIAEYAFQLAQESGRKKVTAVHKANIMKLGDGLFLQCCREVAARYPQITFENMIVDNTTMQLVSRPQQFDVMVMPNLYGNIVNNVCAGLVGGPGLVAGANYGHVYAVFETATRNTGKSIANKNIANPTATLLASCMMLDHLKLHSYATSIRKAVLASMDNENMHTPDIGGQGTTSEAIQDIIRHIRVINGRAVEA from the exons ATGGCGCTGAAGGTGGCGACGGCCGCGGGCGGCGCTGTGAAGGCAGCGCTCAGGCCGGCCCTCCTCTGGCGTCcttgggag GTTCTAGGTTCCCACGAGGCCCCCCGGAGGAGCTTCTCA CCCCCGTCGGCGAAGTATGGTGGGCGGCACACGGTGACCATGATCCCGGGAGATGGCATTGGGCCAGAGCTCATGCTGCACGTCAAGTCAGTGTTCAG GCATGCATGTGTGCCTGTGGACTTTGAAGAGGTGCACGTGAGCTCCACCGCGGACGAGGAGGACATCCGCAATGCCATCATGGCCATCCGTCGGAACCGCGTAGCCCTGAAGG GCAACATTGAAACAAACCACAACCTGCCCCCATCCCACAAATCGCGAAACAACATCCTTCG CACCAGCCTGGACCTCTATGCCAACGTCATCCACTGTAAGAGCCTGCCAGGTGTGGTGACCCGGCATCGGGACATTGATATCCTCATTGTCCGGGAGAACACAGAGGGCGAGTACAGCAGCCTGGAACATGAG AGTGTGGCGGGCGTGGTGGAGAGCCTGAAGATCATCACCAAGGCCAAGTCCCTGCGCATTGCTGAGTACGCCTTCCAACTGGCCCAGGAGAGCGGGCGGAAGAAAGTGACAGCCGTGCACAAGGCCAACATCAT GAAACTGGGCGATGGGCTCTTCCTCCAGTGCTGCAGGGAAGTGGCAGCCCGCTACCCCCAGATCACCTTTGAGAATATGATCGTGGACAACACCACCATGCAG cTGGTGTCCCGGCCCCAGCAGTTTGATGTCATGGTGATGCCCAATCTCTATGGCAACATCGTCAACAACGTCTGTGCTGGGCTAGTTGGGGGCCCCGGCCTTGTGGCTGGGGCCAACTATGGCCATGTGTATGCCGTGTTTGAGACG GCTACAAGGAACACAGGGAAGAGTATTGCCAATAAGAACATTGCCAACCCCACAGCTACGCTGCTGGCGAGTTGCATGATGCTCGACCACCTCAA GCTGCACTCCTATGCCACCTCCATCCGCAAGGCCGTCCTGGCATCCATGGACAATGAAAAC ATGCACACCCCAGACATCGGGGGCCAGGGCACCACGTCGGAAGCCATCCAGGACATCATCCGCCATATCCGCGTCATTAACGGCCGGGCCGTGGAGGCCTAG